The following proteins are encoded in a genomic region of Variovorax paradoxus:
- a CDS encoding HU family DNA-binding protein produces the protein MNRIELVEKIAAAHTVSKAEAARILETVTGSIIAAVKKGDPVQLIGFGTFKQVARAARTGFNPQAGAKIKIAAQKVPKFVPGAAFKAAIDPKAAKRKADKAAAKPVAKKAAPAKKAAAPAKKAKK, from the coding sequence GTGAACCGTATCGAACTGGTCGAAAAGATCGCCGCCGCCCATACCGTCAGCAAGGCCGAAGCCGCCCGTATTCTGGAAACCGTCACGGGTTCCATCATCGCCGCAGTGAAGAAGGGCGACCCCGTGCAGCTCATCGGCTTCGGAACCTTCAAGCAAGTGGCTCGCGCCGCGCGCACCGGCTTCAACCCGCAAGCCGGCGCCAAGATCAAGATCGCCGCACAGAAGGTGCCGAAGTTCGTGCCGGGCGCAGCGTTCAAGGCCGCCATCGACCCGAAGGCTGCAAAGCGCAAGGCCGACAAGGCAGCCGCCAAGCCCGTCGCCAAGAAGGCCGCACCGGCCAAGAAGGCCGCCGCTCCCGCCAAGAAGGCCAAGAAGTAA